In Sander lucioperca isolate FBNREF2018 chromosome 12, SLUC_FBN_1.2, whole genome shotgun sequence, one DNA window encodes the following:
- the LOC118496508 gene encoding MRG/MORF4L-binding protein-like codes for MQHESEILPFPNTEKSFSLPDDIIQEVKEGKLGSEEETKEEFRMEREPPATHEEGSNSSVKMSERTSSIRDKERERDKEKGGSEGITASGGGGGGGAGGAGGKEAEKRKRSRAAEKLLSSSNPASPGGAKRRRT; via the exons ATGCAGCATGAGTCGGAGATTTTGCCGTTTCCAAACACAGAAAAGAGCTTCTCTCTTCCCGATGACATCATCCAGGAAGTAAAAGAAG ggAAGCTGGGCTCTGAGGAGGAGACCAAGGAGGAGTTCAGGATGGAGAGAGAACCTCCAGCTACACATGaagaag GCAGCAACTCATCAGTGAAGATGTCGGAGCGAACGAGCAGCATTCGGGACAAAGAGCGAGAGCGGGACAAGGAGAAGGGAGGGAGCGAAGGAATAACTGcctcaggaggaggaggaggaggaggagcaggaggagcgGGAGGGAAGGAGgcggagaagaggaagaggagtcgAGCGGCCGAGAAACTGCTGTCGTCTTCCAACCCGGCGAGTCCAGGCGGAGCCAAGAGGAGACgtacctga